The Natrinema sp. DC36 genome includes the window AGACACCTCTGCGTGGGGATCGCGGCGCTACGCGCTCCGCGAACCGGCTGCGCAGGGGACGGTGAAATCGCGCCCGTCTGCAAGGTCACTCACCCCAGTCCTCTTCGAGCTCGGGGGCCCGCTCGAGGACTGGCGGCTCCGTATCGACGACTTCAAGCTCGGCTCCACAGGTCGTACAGTCGACAATCTCTCCGACTTCCAGATCGTCGTGCAGGGACACCTCGGCCCCACACTCGACGCATTCGGTCATTGTACTCGCACGTGGGGGCCGGGATCCCTTAAAGCCTTCGAACTTAACAGCAAAATTATATTAACTGCACGCCACTCTACCGGTCCGTGGGGGCTACTTCACCGCAGGTCTACTTTGACATATCATCAAGCAGTTAATTCGTCCCCTCGCGGGGACCGTCGCCGAACCGGTCGAGCGA containing:
- the lysW gene encoding lysine biosynthesis protein LysW, which codes for MTECVECGAEVSLHDDLEVGEIVDCTTCGAELEVVDTEPPVLERAPELEEDWGE